Proteins from a genomic interval of Burkholderiales bacterium:
- the pyrF gene encoding orotidine-5'-phosphate decarboxylase — MTDPRIIVALDYADAEPALELVARLDPAQCRVKVGKELFTAAGPAFVEALVKRGFGVFLDLKFHDIPNTVGAACRAAASLGVWMVNVHASGGRAMLEAARAAIPMEADAPKLIAVTVLTSMSDADLAEIGMSGTAEDAVLRLASLTDACGLDGVVCSARETVVLRESCRPGFVLVTPGIRPASAAADDQQRVMTPADAIHAGSSYLVIGRPITRAADPLAALAAINAEIESAR, encoded by the coding sequence GTGACGGATCCCAGAATCATTGTTGCGCTGGACTACGCCGATGCGGAGCCTGCGCTCGAGCTGGTCGCGCGGCTGGACCCCGCGCAATGCCGCGTCAAGGTCGGCAAGGAGCTCTTCACGGCCGCGGGGCCGGCTTTCGTCGAAGCGCTCGTGAAGCGCGGTTTCGGCGTGTTCCTCGATCTGAAGTTCCACGACATCCCGAACACCGTCGGCGCCGCGTGCCGCGCCGCTGCGAGCCTCGGGGTGTGGATGGTGAACGTCCACGCCTCCGGCGGTCGCGCGATGCTCGAAGCCGCGCGCGCGGCGATACCCATGGAGGCGGACGCTCCGAAGCTCATCGCGGTGACCGTGCTGACCAGCATGAGCGACGCCGACCTCGCCGAGATCGGTATGAGCGGCACCGCCGAGGACGCGGTGCTGCGGCTCGCCTCGCTGACCGACGCCTGTGGTCTCGACGGCGTGGTGTGCTCCGCGCGCGAGACGGTGGTGCTGCGCGAGAGCTGCCGCCCCGGCTTCGTCCTCGTCACACCCGGCATCCGTCCCGCGAGCGCCGCCGCCGACGATCAGCAGCGCGTGATGACCCCGGCCGACGCGATACACGCGGGCTCGTCGTATCTGGTCATCGGCCGACCGATCACGCGCGCGGCCGATCCGCTCGCCGCGCTCGCTGCGATCAACGCGGAGATCGAGAGCGCCCGATGA
- the lapB gene encoding lipopolysaccharide assembly protein LapB has protein sequence MDLEYWWLLALPLFFALGWMAARIDIRHVVSESRTLPASYFRGLNFLLNEQPDKAIEAFIEAVKVDPQTIELHFALGSLFRRRGEIERAIRMHQNLVERPDIRDDQKRAALFELAQDYLKAGLLDRAEELFLRLDGTAHAEPALKFLLEIYQQEKDWQKAIDVAQKLTSVTGRSHQKEIANFHCELASREIMHTRHDAARPHLDEALAHHRLCVRANVLRGDLELQLGNTEAAIDAWKRIESQNPAYLALVAERIYEAYKALGRAEEGLNLLKGYLEKYPSLDALNVVFQASLERQGPEPAYKLVRDELRRTPMLLGLDKLIEAQLVDASLERRRDLELVRGLLNEHTRNLAMYKCDNCGFRARQYYWHCPACAAWETYSPRRTEEKGVPA, from the coding sequence ATGGATCTCGAGTACTGGTGGCTGCTCGCGCTGCCGCTCTTCTTCGCGCTCGGCTGGATGGCCGCGCGCATCGACATACGCCACGTGGTGTCGGAGTCGCGCACCCTGCCGGCTTCGTACTTCCGCGGGCTGAACTTCCTGCTCAACGAGCAGCCTGACAAGGCGATCGAGGCGTTCATCGAAGCGGTCAAGGTCGACCCGCAGACGATCGAGCTGCACTTCGCGCTCGGCAGCCTCTTCAGGCGGCGCGGCGAGATCGAGCGCGCGATCCGCATGCACCAGAACCTCGTCGAGCGCCCGGACATCCGCGACGACCAGAAGCGCGCCGCGCTGTTCGAGCTCGCGCAGGACTATCTCAAGGCGGGCCTCCTCGACCGCGCCGAGGAGCTCTTCCTCAGGCTCGACGGCACCGCCCACGCCGAGCCCGCGCTGAAGTTCCTGCTGGAGATCTACCAGCAGGAGAAGGACTGGCAGAAAGCGATCGACGTCGCCCAGAAGCTGACGTCGGTCACCGGCCGCTCGCACCAGAAGGAGATCGCGAACTTCCACTGCGAGCTCGCGAGCCGCGAGATCATGCATACGCGCCACGACGCCGCGCGGCCGCACCTCGACGAGGCGCTCGCGCATCATCGGCTGTGCGTGCGCGCCAACGTGCTGCGCGGCGATCTAGAGCTCCAGCTCGGCAACACCGAGGCGGCGATCGACGCGTGGAAGCGCATCGAGAGCCAGAACCCGGCGTACCTCGCGCTGGTCGCCGAGCGCATTTACGAAGCCTACAAAGCGCTTGGCCGGGCCGAGGAAGGGCTCAACCTTTTGAAGGGTTATCTCGAGAAATACCCGTCGCTCGACGCGCTCAACGTGGTGTTCCAGGCGAGCCTCGAGCGCCAGGGGCCGGAGCCCGCATACAAGCTCGTTCGCGACGAGCTGCGGCGTACCCCGATGCTGCTCGGACTCGACAAGCTGATCGAAGCCCAGCTCGTCGACGCGTCGCTCGAGCGCCGCCGCGACCTCGAGCTGGTCAGAGGGCTGCTCAACGAGCACACGCGCAACCTAGCGATGTACAAGTGCGACAACTGCGGTTTCCGCGCGCGGCAGTATTACTGGCATTGTCCGGCGTGCGCGGCGTGGGAGACGTACTCGCCGCGACGCACTGAAGAGAAAGGCGTGCCGGCGTGA
- a CDS encoding LapA family protein, with product MRYVLWVVKLLLFVVALTFAIKNTDPVSVRYFLGQEWRAPLIFVLLVFFCLGAALGLSAALVQIMRQRREISRLTREIQGRGVATPPAPPPDVAGV from the coding sequence ATGCGTTACGTCCTCTGGGTCGTCAAGCTGCTGCTTTTCGTGGTGGCGCTGACGTTCGCGATCAAGAACACCGACCCGGTCTCGGTGCGCTATTTCCTCGGGCAGGAATGGCGCGCGCCGCTCATCTTCGTGTTGCTCGTCTTCTTCTGCCTCGGGGCCGCGCTGGGTCTGTCCGCCGCGCTGGTGCAGATCATGCGGCAGCGGCGCGAGATCTCCCGGCTTACGCGCGAGATCCAGGGACGCGGCGTCGCCACGCCGCCTGCGCCGCCGCCCGACGTGGCGGGCGTGTGA